In Ignavibacteriales bacterium, the following proteins share a genomic window:
- a CDS encoding 4Fe-4S binding protein: MKKLLIDIPVLIDSRIPAQKIECEYMFHRKNDGHFSLLEIAQFAVYCRQCKEAFCVEACPKEALERLDSGMIKRYNMRCVGCKSCILACPFGTIFPEVINYITAKCDYCLNQLKENPEYEPSCVKTAPNNSFSMKEIEKEIPKEHLYIVGEHLAIKEYSWMSKEERR, encoded by the coding sequence ATGAAAAAACTTTTAATAGATATACCGGTTTTAATTGACTCACGAATTCCAGCACAGAAAATAGAATGCGAATATATGTTCCATCGTAAAAACGATGGTCATTTTTCTCTATTGGAAATAGCACAGTTTGCTGTTTATTGCAGACAATGCAAAGAAGCTTTCTGCGTTGAAGCATGTCCCAAAGAGGCTTTGGAACGTCTTGATTCAGGAATGATTAAGCGATATAATATGCGTTGCGTGGGATGTAAAAGCTGCATCTTAGCTTGTCCATTCGGCACAATCTTTCCGGAGGTGATTAATTATATAACTGCTAAATGTGATTATTGTCTTAATCAACTTAAGGAAAACCCGGAATACGAACCGTCTTGTGTTAAAACTGCACCAAACAATTCATTCTCGATGAAAGAAATTGAAAAAGAAATACCGAAAGAACATCTTTACATTGTCGGTGAACATCTTGCTATCAAGGAATATAGCTGGATGAGTAAGGAGGAGAGAAGATGA
- a CDS encoding FAD/NAD(P)-binding protein, translated as MQNPYEVIPGTIYNIVQESPLIRTLKIRPEQPISFKTGQFVELTVPGIGEGPFTPSSSHYISEEMDITIMKTGFVTEYIHQTKIGDVVGLRGPYGSRYPLEKFENKDILILGGGCGLAPLRSLFLTLIHDIDRYNSITFCAGAKTPKDCIYKDFVSEWRKYSKVKFIRAVDMVPEGEQWDEDVCLVTKLLQKISLNPKGNPAIVCGPPVMMKFGTMDLLKYGYEEHNIYLSMEKKMYCGFGQCRHCVMGSYYACKDGPVFTYDLIKNEEAIWE; from the coding sequence ATGCAAAATCCATATGAGGTGATACCGGGAACCATTTATAACATTGTTCAGGAATCCCCTTTAATAAGAACACTTAAAATTCGTCCAGAACAACCAATCTCTTTTAAAACTGGACAGTTTGTTGAACTTACTGTACCTGGAATTGGGGAAGGTCCTTTTACTCCTTCATCTTCACATTACATTTCCGAAGAAATGGATATAACAATTATGAAGACAGGTTTTGTTACGGAATACATACATCAAACAAAGATTGGTGATGTAGTTGGATTAAGAGGTCCATACGGTTCACGTTATCCATTAGAAAAATTTGAGAATAAAGATATACTAATACTTGGAGGAGGTTGTGGTCTTGCCCCTTTGCGCTCTCTTTTCTTAACGCTCATTCATGATATTGACAGATATAACAGCATTACTTTTTGTGCAGGAGCAAAAACTCCGAAGGATTGTATTTACAAAGATTTTGTTAGTGAATGGAGAAAATATAGTAAGGTTAAATTTATTCGTGCTGTAGATATGGTTCCTGAAGGCGAACAATGGGATGAAGATGTTTGCCTGGTAACAAAATTACTTCAAAAAATATCACTAAATCCTAAAGGAAATCCTGCTATTGTTTGTGGTCCGCCAGTTATGATGAAATTCGGTACGATGGATTTATTAAAATATGGTTATGAAGAGCATAATATTTACCTCTCGATGGAAAAGAAAATGTACTGCGGATTTGGTCAATGCAGGCACTGCGTTATGGGCAGCTATTACGCTTGCAAGGATGGTCCAGTCTTCACATATGATCTGATAAAAAATGAGGAGGCAATTTGGGAATGA
- a CDS encoding 4Fe-4S dicluster domain-containing protein — protein sequence MIVSVSDFYSFLNQLTEQKIFDEIILPAKPFDQASEKTFFTFFSEGKAFELDSFRTVEPAKILFYPPRERVLPSYQTSKKRLIIGIKACDLSALLLLDEALLNSGFVDPCYSYWRNNTTIISSDCMNSGPNCLCLLLDGKPYPEKGFDLNISRIDNNYLFEVNSNKGNEFVKLMELFVSISEETPTELSALNIQRQHCIEELSKKIELQFKPEVREQTSLKNSDVWLSESGNCVNCGACTNICPTCYCLILNDESKENNFIKVRSYDSCQLHGYARVAGGGTPRPRAYQRFKNRVLCKFSYMKSNFKMFGCTGCGRCIEACGPESTFMKLGKTVKEGVVV from the coding sequence ATGATCGTATCAGTGAGTGATTTTTATTCTTTTTTAAACCAACTAACCGAACAAAAAATATTTGATGAAATTATCCTGCCCGCAAAACCATTCGATCAAGCAAGTGAAAAAACATTTTTTACATTTTTCTCGGAAGGAAAAGCTTTTGAATTAGATTCTTTCAGAACAGTTGAACCTGCAAAAATACTATTCTATCCTCCGAGAGAAAGGGTTCTTCCTTCTTACCAAACTTCTAAAAAAAGACTGATAATTGGTATTAAAGCTTGCGACCTTAGTGCTTTATTATTGCTGGACGAAGCCTTATTAAATTCTGGATTTGTAGATCCATGTTACAGTTACTGGCGAAACAATACAACAATTATCAGTTCCGATTGTATGAATAGCGGACCAAATTGCCTATGTCTGCTGCTAGATGGTAAACCTTATCCTGAAAAGGGATTTGATTTAAATATTTCAAGAATAGATAATAATTATCTTTTTGAAGTCAATTCTAATAAGGGAAATGAATTTGTGAAGTTGATGGAACTATTTGTTTCAATCAGCGAGGAAACCCCAACTGAACTTTCTGCATTGAATATACAAAGACAGCATTGCATTGAAGAGTTATCAAAAAAAATAGAACTCCAATTCAAACCGGAAGTTAGAGAACAAACCTCCCTGAAAAATAGTGATGTATGGTTGAGTGAAAGTGGAAATTGCGTTAATTGCGGAGCCTGCACTAACATTTGTCCCACTTGCTATTGTTTAATTCTGAATGATGAATCAAAAGAAAATAATTTTATAAAAGTACGATCTTATGATTCCTGCCAACTACACGGATACGCCCGAGTTGCTGGAGGCGGTACACCCCGCCCAAGGGCTTATCAGAGATTTAAAAACAGAGTACTTTGTAAATTTTCTTATATGAAAAGCAATTTTAAAATGTTTGGCTGTACAGGATGTGGACGCTGTATTGAGGCATGCGGTCCGGAATCGACTTTTATGAAATTAGGAAAAACAGTTAAAGAAGGTGTTGTTGTTTAA
- a CDS encoding amidohydrolase, which yields MSAKHSTPKYFSAENNKSKNFLIFCFSLILIGSLCSSCHQNNYSIADLVLKNGSIYTVDNKRTIAEAVAIKDGKFVYVGTNNEVNKYIGKETKVIDLDKRMVLPGFIDSHCHPAYGAAHELFDVNFNGLNSIEDYQKAIKDFVAKHPDAKFIKGRGWKNTLFSKTGPDKKFIDEIIKDIPVSLSDEGGHSQWVNSKTLELAGITKETKDPPGGVIEKDPGSGEPTGTLRENAADLVAKFFPEYTVDQLVLALESYQKMAASFGITTAHDASVDAGGNDFNAYKNLEKENRLTMRFRASLYVDPAKGIEQIKQLITEREKNKGSFFLTNGAKIFIDGVVEGSTAYLKESYKHLPGSRGEFFWKADDLNKICAELDKNKFQIHVHSIGDAATSVTLDAFEFVQKKNGKRDSRNLITHLQLVDPKEILRFKELGVIAVPQPYWFMKDDYYYNIQVPYLGQKRADMEYPMESFFKAGVMVASASDYAVTIPCNPLNAIQTGITRSKLNVIDPKEILWQQERASLDQMIASFTINGAYANFIENTIGSIETGKLADIIVLDKNLFNISVNEICKTKVLLTLFEGKEVFRDSSFK from the coding sequence TTGTCAGCCAAACATTCAACTCCAAAATATTTTTCGGCTGAAAACAATAAATCCAAGAACTTTTTAATTTTTTGTTTTTCTTTAATACTTATTGGCAGTCTTTGCAGTTCCTGCCATCAGAATAATTACTCCATTGCTGATCTCGTTTTAAAAAATGGTTCTATCTACACCGTTGATAACAAGCGAACTATAGCCGAAGCTGTTGCAATTAAAGATGGAAAGTTCGTTTATGTCGGTACTAATAATGAAGTTAATAAATACATTGGTAAAGAGACAAAAGTAATTGACCTTGATAAAAGGATGGTTCTTCCCGGTTTTATCGATAGCCACTGCCATCCGGCATACGGTGCAGCCCATGAACTTTTTGATGTTAATTTCAATGGGTTGAATTCAATTGAAGATTATCAAAAGGCAATTAAAGATTTTGTTGCTAAACATCCTGATGCAAAATTTATAAAGGGAAGAGGTTGGAAGAATACTTTATTCAGCAAAACCGGTCCTGATAAAAAATTCATTGATGAAATAATCAAAGATATTCCCGTTTCTCTTTCCGATGAAGGAGGTCATTCCCAATGGGTAAATTCAAAAACTCTTGAGTTGGCTGGAATTACGAAAGAAACTAAAGACCCACCTGGCGGCGTAATTGAAAAAGATCCAGGAAGCGGTGAACCTACCGGAACTTTGCGAGAAAATGCTGCTGACTTAGTTGCAAAATTTTTTCCAGAATATACAGTTGATCAGTTGGTGCTAGCACTTGAGTCATACCAGAAAATGGCTGCTTCATTTGGAATCACAACAGCTCACGATGCTTCTGTTGATGCCGGTGGAAATGATTTTAATGCATACAAAAATCTTGAGAAAGAAAATCGATTAACAATGAGATTCCGTGCTTCACTTTATGTTGATCCTGCCAAAGGAATTGAACAGATAAAACAACTAATTACAGAAAGAGAAAAAAACAAGGGATCATTTTTTCTAACAAATGGAGCAAAAATATTTATTGATGGCGTAGTTGAAGGAAGTACGGCTTATCTTAAAGAATCTTATAAACATCTTCCTGGTTCACGCGGAGAGTTTTTCTGGAAAGCCGATGATCTAAATAAAATTTGTGCTGAACTAGACAAGAATAAATTTCAAATTCATGTTCATTCAATTGGCGATGCTGCAACTTCAGTAACATTAGATGCTTTTGAGTTTGTACAAAAGAAAAATGGAAAACGCGATTCAAGAAATTTAATAACTCATCTTCAATTGGTTGATCCAAAAGAGATTTTACGATTTAAGGAGCTTGGAGTGATTGCAGTTCCTCAACCATATTGGTTTATGAAAGATGATTATTACTATAATATTCAGGTTCCGTATCTTGGACAGAAGCGTGCTGACATGGAATATCCAATGGAAAGTTTTTTTAAAGCTGGAGTTATGGTGGCTTCTGCAAGTGATTATGCTGTTACTATCCCCTGCAATCCTTTAAATGCAATACAAACCGGGATTACACGCAGTAAATTAAATGTTATTGATCCGAAAGAAATTCTTTGGCAGCAGGAAAGGGCATCGCTTGATCAGATGATTGCCAGCTTTACAATTAATGGAGCTTATGCAAATTTCATCGAAAATACTATTGGTTCAATTGAAACAGGTAAGTTGGCAGATATAATTGTGCTTGATAAAAACCTGTTTAATATATCGGTTAATGAAATTTGTAAAACAAAAGTGCTGCTAACTTTATTCGAAGGAAAAGAAGTTTTTCGCGATAGTTCATTCAAATAG